In the genome of Desulfobotulus pelophilus, the window TCTGGCATCTACTGACCCGGCTTTCGTGGGTAGTACACCCGCTCCATATCGGGGAGCTGCGGATATTCCCCACACACAATGTCATCCATAATGGTGCGGAAGGCCTCAACGGCATCCAGAATCGCCAGCCCTTTGGGATTCGCAGCGGGGTAGGCCTTTCGTAGGGCTGCACCACATCCATGATCCGGAGCCGTATCTCATACAGATCAGCACCCTATTTTTTGTGATCATCCAGACTGATTTTTTTCATTTTGCACCTTATGAAAGGAGGGGGTATGTACCTGAACAGAAAAGAAGTTGCGGCCAGACTGTGTGTATCTCCGGGAACCGTCACCGCCATGGTTCGCAGGGGGGATCTTCCCCAGCCCATCCGATGGGGCCCCTTCACATTGCGCTGGCCTGTATCCGACATCGAGGAGGCGGAGCGCAAAGCTCTGTCCGAAAGGCCCTTTGTTCCAAGGCAACCCCGCAACCCGCCGGGGAGACCCAGAAAACACAGCGAAAAGGATCACGCCCTCCACTGATTCCAGGCGTTTTGTTCACCGGGGGCAGAGGCAGGTGAGCTGGGGGCAGGCATAGCCCTCAGTTCATCCAGCCAGTCCGCCCATTGCTGCACCATTCCCGTCCGCTGTTCTAAAAAGGTTGTCCGGTTGTATGCTCTCCCAAGGGCATCCTTGACCCTGTGTCCTAACTGCATTTCCACAACACTCTCAGGAAAATTCAGCGTTTCAACCAAATGGGTCCGGGCTACGGCTCGCCACCCGTGAGCCGTCATTTTCCCGGCATAGCCGAGGGAGTCCAAGACGGCCTTAATCGATGTGTTGGACAGCATCCGACCCTTTCCCCTGAGCGCCGGAAAAACAAACTCCCCGTCCGCAGTCAAAGAGTGAACCTCCGCAAGAATCTGCATGGCCTGTCTGGACAAGGGGGATATCATTTCCGTCTGTGTTTTCGTTGTGGTCCTGTACCACAGGGCTTCCTCCGGGTTGATATCCTGCCAACGCATGGACAGCATTTCCCCTGGACGGCAAAACACCAGCGGTAAAAATCTGGCGGCAGAGCGGACAATGACACTCCCACCATATTGATCCAGCGCCCGCAGCAGCCCTCCCAGCTCGGCTTTATCCAGAATGGCCGGGAAATGCTCCGTTTTGTATGAAGGTATCAGACCGGCCAGATCCTGCGTGGGGTCTCTCTGCGCTCTGCCCGTAGAAATTCCGTATCTGAAAATCAGGGATATGATGGATTTAACCCGGTGGGCCGTCTCTATGCGCCCGGAATCACAAATTTTCAGGAGCATGTCCAAAACCATGGGTGGGGTGATGTCGTCGGGGTGGTGTTCGCCCAAATGGGGCAGTATGAGATTTTTTATCCGGGAGAGGTTTCTGTCTGCGTGGGAGGGTACCACCTGCATGGCATGGATTTTTTCGTGCCAGTCCAGGGCCAGCGCCTGAAAAGCTTGATCAGCCCCTTTCCGTTTCCCTTTGCCTCCGGGTGCCAACCCATCAGCAAGATCCACCCTTGCCTTGGCCGCTGCTATGCGGGCTTCCTTCAGGGAAACCACGGGGAAGGTTCCGAGCGAAGCCATTTTCTGCTTGCCATCAATATAATACCGGAGCTTCCAGATCTTGCGCCCGGTGGGCTCTATTTGCAGGGACAGGCCGTCACCGTCGGTGAGGAAATAGCGTTTTTCCCGGACCTCGGCCTTCTCGCAGACCATGTTGTTTAATTTGCCAAGAGCCATATTTTGCGCCCTTCTCGAAGTATAAGTAATGAGTGATCAGATTTTTTTTAGGTCACTCGGAGGTTACTTAAAAAACCCCAGAAGGGCAATATTTTATATATTTCCTTTGTTATGCTTTGCCCTCGGTTTTTTCGCAAAAGGCCCGTCAATACTGGAAATCAGGCATAAAAAAAGCTCCCCTTGGGGAGCGTTTTTTCAGTTCTGGTGGAGGCGGCGGGAATTGAACCCGCGTCCGAAGACTCTCTATGACAGTGTCTACATGCTTAGTTCAGATTTTAATTTTAGTCCTTGCCAACGCCTCTGAACAGGCTGTGGTTCAGACGATCCTGCTGATTCAACCTGACAAACCGCAGGCAGATTTGTCAAGCGGTCCCACGAGTCGACGCCCCATTCCAGCACTGCGGGAGGATGCTGGCAGGACGGTAGCTTATGCTGCTACGGCGTAGTTATAATCGTCTGCGATTACTTTAGGTTCCACTGTTTAACGAGTCTGCGGAAAACTCGGCATGCAACCATCACTTCAACATCCCCGTCGAAGCCATGTCGCCCCCAATTTTTAAAGATCAGATTCAATACTTACATTTTTAAGATACATGTGCTGCGGCGGTTTGTCAACATGGCTTCCCGTACGGCAGGAAATCAGTTGGCTTTATTTATGAGGTTCTTTGAGAATGTGCCGCAAGGTTCCTGATCCATTCCAGTATATGCCGGGCAACATCCTCCCACTCAGGCTCCCAGATCATACCATGGGAAAGCGGAGGGTAGTGAATCTGTTCCGTATTATAATAGCGGCTGATTCTCCGGACAACGGAGGGTGGTGTGACAACATCTCTGCCTCCACTGTAGATGCGTATGGGACAGCGGATTGCATGCGGGGGTACGGAACAGATTTTTGAGGAGTGAAGAAAGGGGAATGCCATTTCAGAGAAGGCCTTTCCGGATTCTGGAACGAGACTGGAAAACAGGTCGGATTCCGTTTCCGCCGAGAGTCTTCCTCCGCAAATGCGGTGAAAGCTTTCCCTGTTTGGAATCAGAGCCTTCTGCCAGAAATTTCCAAGAAAAAGGATGGGCAGAAAAGTGAAAAAGCTTGAAAAGTCCAATCCGGATACTTCTGCGGGCGGGGCCGGTGTTATGAGGATGATGGCTTTGAATGGATGCCGTGAAGCAAGGATCTGGGCGAGTAGGCCTCCCATGGAGTGTCCGATGAGGATGGTATCCGCTGCGTCATGGATCAGCTGTTTTTCAAGGGAGCTAAGATAGCTTGCCATGCCCTCGCGGGCTACTTTATTCGTCTCACCAGGTGGAATGTGGTGGGGCAGGGCAGGGCAGCAGACCTTGTATCCATTGGATTCGAAGAAGAACCTGTAGTTATGCCAGAGGGCAGGTGAGCCCCACATGCCATGAATCAGGCAGAGTTTTGTTTCCATAGGAATCTCCATGAAATACAGAATCTGTTATTCCGGGATAAAAAAGAATGCGGCAGTTTTACATGGGAGATTTGTTTTCAGCCTGAGGTCCCGGATCTCCGGCATCTGCCTGGGCATAATGAATCGTAAGCTGGGGCTGGAGGTTGGCTACAAGAGCAGCAAAATCCTGTTTTCTGTCTTCTGGAAGTTCTTTTGCTCTGGGGGAGTCGACTTTTGTTGGATCCACAGGGGTACCATTGTGGGTCATGCGGAAACACACGTGGGGACCAGTGGCCAGGCCGGACTGGCCAATGTAGCCGATGACTTCGCCCTGGTCCACTTTTTTACCAGCGCGCATACCCCGTGCAAAGCGGGACATGTGGAGATAGGCTGTTTCGTAGCCATTCCCATGGCGGATACGGACAAATCGGCCGGACCCGGCGTTCTGAGTAGCCTGAATGACGGTGCCGCTTCCAGCCGCATAGATGGGGGTACCTGTAGGAGCAGCATAGTCCACGCCGTAGTGTGGCCTGTATTCTTTAAGTATGGGATGGTAGCGGCTGAGGGTGAAGCCGGAAGTTATGCGACCGAAAGGAACGGGGCTTTTCAGGAAAAAACGTTTGATGTTTTGTCCCTGAGAGTTGAAAAAGTCAGCATGGCCGTCTTCGTATTCAAAGCGATAGGCATCGTGAACCCGGCCTCTGTTGATTATTTTCGCAGCGATAATATTCCCGTAGCCCTGAAACTCATCGTTATGGTAGCGCCGTTCCACAAGAACGGAAAAGGTGTCTCCTTTTCGCAGGTCTCTGGAAAAATCAATTTCCCAACCAAAGAGGTTGTTCAGGCGAATAGCCAGAGTGATATCCTCAGAGGATTTCATGGCATCGGAAAGTGTGGTTTCAATGACTCCATGGACTGTGGCTGGATATATGTCATAGGCCATGGAGTGCACGGAGGCATGGAAACCTTCCTCATCAAGATCAACGGCAAGAAAGTGTGAGTTATCGATGCTGTACTCAAGACGGGCAAAGCTGTTATCAGTGGTAATAACCCTGTAGTCCCTTCCGGCGCGGATTTTCCTTAAATCGAAAACCTCTTTAGTAGCCAGGGCTATCCCATGGATTTGAGCAGAAGAAAGCCATGGGCTGAGTATACGACTGGCAGTGTCTCCGGGGCGGATGGTACCCGCATGGATGTTTTCAATCGGCTCGTGGGGGGGGGGCATAAGAGATTGGCTGAACTCGGGGTCATCGGTTTCTGTATCACCGCATACCATGAGCGGAGAAGGTAGCTCGTCTGGGCTTTGGGATGTTGAAGAAAATGCCGTATCTGAATTCAGTCCATACTGGAAAAAAACAAAACCTCCCAGTATTATCATGCAGCATAGTATGATATATTTCATTTTGTTTTTATATTCAGTCTGTTATGGTTGAGATGCTGGTTGATTTTATTGACATTTGAGTTCGGATCAGAGGGTTAAATAAACAGGCTATGTAGAGTTGTCTTTGATTTCATTGAAGAATACCTAGCATGGTATTAGAAAGTATGTAAAGGAGTTTGACCTGTGAAAGTGGAAAAGTTCTCTTTTCCATAGATGTTCATATTCTTTGCTATTGCTAAATGCAACCCAAATATGGTCTTGGGGAGAAGATCCTTTTTATGAGAGAAATGTTTAGTCGGGCTGAAGTTCGGTAGATCTTTGGATGCTTGTTTTTTGGGAGTATGGTTCCCTGAATATAATTAGGATTGACGGGATGGCAGAGACCTCTGTATAATGGTTAAACCATTGGACAGGAAGTTTTTTGATGGAAAATAATATGGAAGAAGGGTTCCATGTTTGAAAAAGCAAAACAAAACAGGATGTTTCAGGATGTTGTAGATCAGATTCAGGAGGCCATTCTGGAAGGCAGGATGATGATGGGAGATAAACTGCCTCCTGAGCGGGAACTGAAAGAAGTTTTTCAGGTAAGTCGGGGGACTTTGCGGGAAGCCCTTCGTGTTCTGGAGCAAAAAGGTTTGATAGAGATCCGGCTTGGGGTTGGCGGAGGGGCTTTCGTCCGAGAAGTGGCTATGGAGCCCGTGACGGAAGGGCTTGCTCTCCTTCTGCGCAGAAACCGGGTATCTGCAGGAGAGCTTTCCGAATTCAGGAAAGATCTGGAATCCGGCATTGCTGCCCTTGCTGCCCGCAGGGCAGGGTTTGATGATGTGCTGCTTTTAAAAGATTTTCTGAAAGAGATGGCAAAGGCACTGAAAGAACCCTTTGACTGGGAAGCTGTTATTGCAGCGGATAATCGTTTTCATCTGGCCTTGGGAGAGATTGCGGGAAATCTGGTATACAGAACCATTCAGGCAACCATCCATGAGAATATATATCCCTATTTTGATCGCTATGTTCCCAAAGATCAGGCAACCCTGCAAGGAAACTATGAAGATCTCTGTGCTGTTGTTGATGCCATTGTCAGGGGCGATGAAAAAGATGCAGTGGTGTGCATGCAGGCTCATTTGGCACGCTACGATCAATATATAGATGGTGCTGAGCTGCCTCTGCATCTGTAGGCTGGAATAATTCTGTTTCAAGATAAAAAGAGTTTATTCTAATTTGATTAAGGTGCCTTGGGAACCTACTTATCTGGAGAGTATCATGTCACACATCATGCAGGACCCCCTTGTTATGAAGGCCGCAGCCCGTGCCGCTCAGTGGCAGAGTCGGGCCAATAGCCTCCTTACTTCTGAAGAAAAACGAATTCAGTCTCAGATGGCAAAATTACTAAACCGGCCTGAAGATAAGATTATTTTGACCAAGCTTATCGACCGGAGTTTCCGGTCTTCGGATTTTTCCAGGGTTGCGGAGCAGGTGGCCCATGTGCTGGATGACGATGGTTTCCCACGTTTTTTTTCACTGCCGGAGAAGGCTCTGGCCCTGCTGTTTACCATTGCAGGCCGGCATGTGCCGGGGTTTTCCGTTCCAAAACTTGTGGAGGCCATACGGAGGCAGAGCAGCCGTGCCATTGTGCCGGGAGAACCCGATGATCTGCGCGCCCATCTTCATGCCAGAAAGGCTGAAGGGGTGCGCATGAATATCAATCATCTGGGGGAGGCTGTTCTGGGTGAAGGAGAGTGCCGTATCCGCTTGAAAACCTATCTGGATGACTTGAATGATCCGGATGTAGAATATATATCGGTTAAGATCTCAACTATTTATTCTCAGATTAGCTCCTTTGCATTTGAAGAAACCGTGTCGGTTCTGGTTGAAAGACTGTCTTTGCTGTACCGAACGGCGGCAGCCAGTACCTTTTGTCATCCCGATGGTCGTGTCAGCCCTAAGTTTGTTAATTTGGATATGGAGGAATATAGGGATCTTGCCATTACTGCGGAAGCCTTTCAGCGAACTCTGGATCAGCCGGAGTTTTTTAGCCACAGGGCAGGTCTTGTTCTGCAGGCGTACCTTCCGGATGCCTGGCCCATGCAGCAGCATCTGACGGAGTGGGCCAAAAAAAGGGTGGCTGCAGGCGGCGCTCCTATCAAAATACGGCTGGTCAAGGGTGCTAATATGGAAATGGAGCAGGTGGATGCGGCTCTGCATAACTGGCCGCTGGCCCCCTATGACAACAAGCTGTATGTGGATGCTAACTATCGTCGTATGGTGGACTATGGGATGAATCCGGGCAACATGGGTGCCGTTCATCTTGGTATCGCTTCGCACAATCTTTTTGAGCTGGCCTATGCATGGGAAAGGGCCGTGGCCAATGGAGTCAGGGACTGTGTAGGTTTTGAAATGCTGGAAGGTATGGCGGATCATGTTCGCAGAGCTATTCAGGAAACCACCGGTGCTGTTCTGTACTATGCCCCTGTGGCTTCAAAGGATCAGTTCATCAACGCCATTGCCTATCTGATACGCAGGCTGGATGAGAATACCGGGCCGGAAAATTTTCTTCGTTATGCATGCCAGCTTTCCGTCCATTCTGCCCAGTGGAAATATCTGGCAGATCAGTATTATGCATCCTGTAACATGAAAGACAGGGTTCCTGCCGTCTTTCACAGAAATCAGAACCGGAGTCTGGAAGAGGAGCAGGGGCCTCAGGGTACCTTTCATGAGAAACGGTTTGTGAATGAAGCGGATACGGATTTTAGCCTGACTGCCAACCGAAGCTGGGCGCAATCTGTGAGGGAAAAATGGGAGGTTCGGGAAGGGCAAGAGCCTCTGAAGATCCCGCTTGTCATTGCGGGGGAGGAAGTTTTCCTCGGCAGACAGACAAAGGTCCAGCTGGATCCTTCTACAGCCACAGGAGAGAGCAGGAGAGAGTCGGCTATTTTTGCCATGGGAACGGGAGAGGATGTGGAAAAGGCTGTGGCTACAGCCGTGGCAGATCCCGACGGTTGGCGCTCTCTCTCCTTTGAGGAGAGGCACAGGATTTTGTCTGGAGTTGCCGTAGAGCTTCGCCGACTGCGTGGTGATCTCATTGGTGCTGCTGCAGCCAATACCGGTAAGCTCTTTTCTGAAGCTGATCCAGAAATCAGTGAAGCTATTGATTTTGTTGAATTTTATCCTTACTCTGTACAAAATTTTACAGAGCTTTCCGGTATCGGTGCCCGTGGACGGGGGGTGGGGGTTGTGGTTTCCCCATGGAATTTTCCCGTTGCCATTCCCTGTGGCGGAGTGGCGGCTTCTCTGGCTGCCGGTAATACCGTTATTTTTAAGCCAGCCAGCGATGCTGTGCTGGCTGCCTGGGTATTATGTCAGGCATTCTGGAAGGCAGGTGTTTCCAGAAATACTCTTCAGTTTCTTCCCGGTTCGGGGTCTTCCGTAGGGTCAAAGCTTGTGAATCATGCAGGCGTTGATTTTGTTATCCTCACCGGAGGAACGGAAACCGGTATCAGAATTCTGAAAGACAGGCCGGATCTTCTCTTTTGTGCAGAAACAGGAGGGAAAAATGGTACCATCGTTTCTTCCATGAGCGACAGGGATGCGGCCATTGCCAATGTGATTCATTCGGCCTTCAGTAATACGGGCCAGAAGTGTTCTGCTACGTCTTTGCTGGTTCTGGAAAAGGATGTCTATGATGATGAGAAGTTTCGGCAGCAGCTGGTGGATGCGGCTTCCAGCTGGCATGTGGGCACACCATGGGATTTCAGATCTAAAATAGGGCCACTGGTCCAGCCGCCTTCCGGAGATCTTCTCCGGGCTATGACCACATTAGAGCCGGGAGAGGAGTGGGCGCTGAAGCCTGAACAGGTGGGTGATAATCCCTATTTGTGGACGCCGGGCATTAAATACGGTAGCCGCGAGGGGGGCTATTCCCACATGACAGAATTTTTTGGGCCTCTGCTTTGTGTTATGCGGGCGGAAAATATGGATCACGCAATTTCTATTGTTAATGCAACTGGCTACGGGCTTACCTCGGCTTTGGAAAGTCTGGATCCCCGGGAGCAGGAAAAATGGAAAAGCAGCATCAGGGCAGGTAATCTCTATATCAATCGTGGCAGCACAGGCGCTATTGTGCTGCGTCAGCCTTTCGGTGGTATGGGTAAGTCCGCCCTCGGGAGTGGTATCAAGGCCGGTGGCCCCAATTATGTAAGCCAGTTCATGACCTTGGAAGAAAAGGGCTGGCCCCGGACAGGATCTTTAGACGCGGATCACAGTCTGCTGCGATTATCTCAGGATCTGGAACTGAAGGCAAAATGGGGCGGTATGGAGGAATGCAAGGAAGATATACTACAATTTTCCCGTGCGGTGCCAAGTTACCTGTACTGGTGGCAGGAGGAATTTTCCAGAGAAAAAGATTATTTCCGTCTTCGCGGGCAGGATAACCTTGTTCGTTATCTTCCTGTGGGTAAAACCGTAATCCGTATTCATGCCCGGGACAGTCTCTTTGATATTTTGGCCAGGGTTGCGGCCTGCCGTGTGGTGGGCGCACCCTTTGAGCTTAGCGCGGAGCCGGGCTGCCAAAATGCGGCATTGAAATATCTGGAAACCCACTGGGGAAAACAGCTTCTTGAAGGCGTCCGCCCCTGTATGGAAAGTGACAGATCCCTTGCTGCCCGCATACCTTTTCTGGACCGTATCCGTTATGCGGCGGAAGACAGAGTACCGCGCATGCTGCTGGAAAGGGCTGCCGAAACGGGTTTTTATGTGGCGAGAACCCCGGTTCTTATGGAAGGCCGCATTGAGCTTCTGCAATATCTTCGGGAACAGAGCATCTGCCATACCTACCACCGTTACGGCAACCTTGGCGAACGGGGATTGCTGTAGCGCTTTCATTACTGGAAACGGTTTGTTTGACAGCAAGACTTGACGAAACAGGGCTTTCTCAGAGAAGGGAGGCCCTGATGCCTGGATTTTTTAATGTTGGCACTCCTGTTGCTGTAAAATAAAGTGTATCCACCCGATGCCACAGACTCAGCAGGCTTGTCTGGAGGTTCGCAGTCTCTTTTTTTTACCGTAAAAAAAGCGTGCAGAATTTTTGTTTTCTGCCGCACGGGTGGCCAAGCCTGCGGCTGTGTGGATTCATGGCTGGCAGGCTTGGCTATGGCCTTTTAGGCTGGCCTGTCAGTTTTTGATGGCCGGTGCAGCGGGTAAGATTCAGGCTGCTGCCGTAAGATTGCGTAGGTCCCCGGGGCGGATCAATCCGGCTTCCACGGCGGTGCGGACCAGCTCTTCCCGGAAATCCGGGTGGGCAATGGTGATGAGGGCTTTGGCCCTTTCGGATATGCTTTTCAGGGAAAGATCGGCAATGCCGAACTCCGTGACAATGTACTGCACGTCACTGCGGGGGGTGGTGATGGCTGTTCCGGGAGCAAGGGACAGCTGAATCCGGGAAAGGGTGTTTTTTTTAGCTGTTGATTTGAGGGCGAGGAAGGATTTACCGCCCTTTGAGAGCTGGGCACCCCTTACAAAATCCAGCTGGCCGCCTGTGCCGCTGTACTGCTCAAAACCAAGGGACTCCGAGGCCACCTGCCCGGTGAGATCCACGGCCAGGGCATTGTTCACGGAAATGAAGTTGCTGTGCTGCCCGATGCGCCATGCATTGTTCACATAGCGGGTGGGATGCATTTCCACCACGCCGCTTCTGGCCATAAAGTCATAGTCTTTTTTCCTGCCTACACAGAAAGAACAGATAATTTTACCCGGATGCAGCTCTTTGTGTACACCGGTGATGACACCTTGTTCATAGAGATTCACCATGGAGGGGGTCAGCACTTCTGTGTGAATGCCAAGATCCTTTTTGTCGTAGAGCCTGTCTCCCACCGCATTGGCCAGTCTGCCGATACCCAGTTGCAGTGTGGCACCGTCCGGAATCAAAGGCGCAATGTGGCCTGCAATGGCTTTTTCCTCTGCATCCGCAGGCATGTCAGGCAGTTCAAAAAGATCCCTGTCCACTTCGCAGAGCATGTCCACATCATTCAGATGCACAAGCACTTCCGGCCCGCTTACCATGGGAACCTTCGGGTTGACCTGTACCACAATGTTCTTTGCCGTCTTAGCGGTGGCCGTTCCTACCATGGGAGCACAGGGACCTATACCCATGAAGCCCTTTGCATCCGGGGGAGACACCTCAAGGAAAATGGTGTCAAAGTGATGGCTTTCAAAAAAATCGGATAATCGGCTGAAATGGACACTGACGGGTGTGATGATGCCGGAGGGCATGCACATGCGTTCTACCGGACCCATGAAGGGGCAGTGATAGTAGATACGGCCCGGCTGATCCGGTCCGAGAAAGTCCGGAAGATGGACCAGCATGGCGGAATACAGCTGCACATCCTGGATGTCCTTTCTTGCGGAAAGGGTATTGATGAGCTCCAGTGGGAAGCTTGCTGTGGGGCCTGCGGCTATTTTGTCACCGGACTGTACGTGGGCAACACACTCTTCCGGGCTTCTTCGTTTGGATTGATACAGCTCCTGCATGGTCATGGTTTTCTCCCTGGCGATATGGGGTGCTTGTATGTGTTTCATCAGGCCTTATTCATATCAAGGCATATCAAGGATTGTGCCAGTATGATTTTATTAATAAAATCAATTCTTGTGTCGATGGCGAAGAGGATGTATGACGATATATCGTTTTTTAAGTAACGAATATTCGTGAAGGGTATGATATATCGTGAGGATAAGTCATGAACATTTCCGCGAAGTGACCCGCCGTATTTGTGGCCGTCTGGATCTGGATCAGGCCCTTTATGATGCTTTTTTATACATGAAGGATCTCCTGCCGCTGGATGCCCTCTTCATCACCCTCTATGAGTACGAAAAAAGACGTTCACGGGTCATTGCCCTTGCCTATGAGGGAGGTGGAATTCTTCTGGATGAAAGTTTTCCCCTTTCCGATGCCGCATGGGAGGCCATCCGATCATGGCAGGCCCGGTCCCGTTCCGATACCACTCCATGGATACGGGACCATACCCATCCCATTAACCGGGAGATTCTGCGCACTGTGCGTTCCGGAGTGGCTGCCCTGCAGCAGATGGAAATAGGGGATTTCTGCAGCATGACCTGTGCCCTGCGCATTCAGAAAACCCTCATCGGCAACCTGACCTTTGGTGCCCTTGGAGCCAATCATTATAAAGACAGCCATGCGGCTCTGGTGAGAGATCTCAATGAACCCTTTGCCATCGCCCTGTCCAATGCCCTGCGTTATATGGATCTGCTTCGGGACCATAAGGCCCTGCAGCTGGATGCCCGTCGTATGATGGGCAGTGTGATGGTGGGATCAGACAGCGGACTGAAGGAAGTCCGTCGGCTCGTGGCTCATGTGGCTCCCACGGACAGCCCTGTGCTGCTTCTGGGCGAAACGGGTACGGGAAAGGAAGTGGTGGCTTCGGAAATCCATTCCCTTTCCCGCAGATCCCAGGGGCCGCTGATCCGGGTCAATTGCGGCGCCATTCCGGAAACCCTTATAGACTCTGAACTTTTCGGTCATGAAAAGGGTGCCTTTACCGGTGCAATGGAAACCATGCCGGGACGATTTGAGCGAGCCGATGGCGGAACCCTTTTTCTGGATGAGATTGGGGAACTCCCGTTCAGTGCCCAGGTGA includes:
- a CDS encoding sigma-54 interaction domain-containing protein, which produces MRISHEHFREVTRRICGRLDLDQALYDAFLYMKDLLPLDALFITLYEYEKRRSRVIALAYEGGGILLDESFPLSDAAWEAIRSWQARSRSDTTPWIRDHTHPINREILRTVRSGVAALQQMEIGDFCSMTCALRIQKTLIGNLTFGALGANHYKDSHAALVRDLNEPFAIALSNALRYMDLLRDHKALQLDARRMMGSVMVGSDSGLKEVRRLVAHVAPTDSPVLLLGETGTGKEVVASEIHSLSRRSQGPLIRVNCGAIPETLIDSELFGHEKGAFTGAMETMPGRFERADGGTLFLDEIGELPFSAQVKLLRVLQSGEFERVGGARSMRASVRIVAATHRNLEAMIPVGGFRRDLWYRLNVFPIPIPPLRERKQDIPAMVHHFIRMKCEEMNLPYRPDITPGGLDGLMAYDWPGNVRELQNVVERALILCQGRPLSFPLLPDRGKEAVGERGDRFTENRTLDGVMAEHIRAVLRETGGIIAGEKGAAAILGLHPNTLRSRMKKLGLF